In one window of Hyla sarda isolate aHylSar1 chromosome 1, aHylSar1.hap1, whole genome shotgun sequence DNA:
- the LOC130320089 gene encoding uncharacterized protein LOC130320089, with protein MCNSYIRDLKVALDKVPETSDTFKVVINAENKPQEGHRGFNAPTLNEMALVIVCQQFEKRDIVLESHDNKMQRISEIHRSYNALQYPLLFSRGQDVYPISLPQRDPETKTILTKTVSAASFYSYRIMIRLGEDNHLVYFRSLFSQFLVDMYVKIESERLAYIRNNQAQLRADSYIHLQDSIGRQDVDGEQLGQKVVLPSSFTGGPRYMHEHTQDVMTYVRQYGCPDLFIMFMCNPLWQNITNVLLPGQKPHDRHDITARVFYLKGKKMMALINKGCLFGEMRCFIYSVEWQKLGLPHIPILLRFEQHITPDKIDNVICAEIPNPEQDPLLYDIVKANMIHGPCGSLNYKSPCMKAAVRNIHHHFLRTPKQETI; from the coding sequence ATGTGCAATTCTTATATAAGAGACTTGAAAGTTGCCCTAGACAAAGTGCCTGAGACTTCTGACACATTCAAAGTAGTCATCAATGCCGAGAACAAGCCGCAAGAAGGCCACAGAGGTTTCAATGCTCCTACTTTAAACGAAATGGCCTTAGTAATAGTTTGCCAACAATTCGAGAAACGTGACATTGTCCTTGAGAGCCACGATAACAAAATGCAGCGCATTAGCGAGATCCACCGTTCGTACAATGCCCTACAGTATCCGCTTTTGTTTAGTCGTGGCCAAGATGTATACCCCATTTCTTTACCTCAACGTGATCCCGAGACCAAAACAATACTCACAAAGACAGTCTCCGCAGCGAGTTTCTATTCTTATCGTATCATGATTAGACTCGGCGAAGATAATCACCTGGTGTATTTCCGTTCACTCTTTAGTCAGTTCTTGGTTGATATGTACGTCAAAATAGAATCGGAAAGGTTGGCCTACATCAGGAACAACCAGGCGCAACTAAGAGCTGACAGCTACATACACTTACAGGATTCTATAGGGAGACAAGATGTTGATGGTGAGCAGCTGGGTCAAAAGGTGGTGCTTCCATCATCTTTTACTGGCGGACCCCGCTATATGCATGAGCATACTCAAGACGTTATGACGTACGTGCGTCAATATGGCTGCCCTGACCTCTTTATCATGTTTATGTGTAATCcgctttggcaaaacattacaaaTGTACTTTTACCTGGCCAAAAGCCACACGATcgacatgacatcacagccagggTATTCTACCTAAAGGGGAAAAAGATGATGGCTCTTATAAATAAAGGCTGTCTGTTTGGGGAAATGCGTTGCTTTATATACTCAGTGGAGTGGCAAAAACTAGGTCTTCCTCACATTCCCATCTTGCTACGGTTTGAGCAACATATTACCCCAGACAAAATCGACAATGTAATCTGTGCAGAAATACCTAACCCTGAGCAAGACCCTCTTCTCTACGATATTGTGAAGGCCAACATGATACATGGCCCTTGCGGTAGCTTAAACTACAAATCTCCCTGTATGAAAGCTGCAGTAAGAAATATCCATCACCACTTCTTAAGGACACCCAAACAGGAGACAATATAG